In Sphingobacterium sp. PCS056, the following proteins share a genomic window:
- a CDS encoding HlyD family secretion protein: MAKNTFMDEDIHSEDLQEIISKPPSWLLKRGITFVLLTIFMLFGLTFFIRYPEVVPVSMKFNTSSAPKVLTSKVTGNLVKILVKDGTAVDKNTDIAYVESVADHHQVLHLLDKMKQVRSSTIELADLKDIVTPTELELGEVQNSYQNFYLAYLNYVAINKEGIYQKRKNFIQNEVKYINEQNQRIQQSFDLQKRELALAEEEYAKYQILAEKKVISQLELQQKEALLLAKRQSIPQTENTIIGNQSSRLSKDKEMSEINNQMFEEEKKFYQSLNTFISDAENWKKQHVISSPSKGTLIYGDFLQENQLIKMGEELFYVNANKDDYYGEILIPQSKSSKVKVGQKVLIKVQSYPYQEYGYLRGKIDYISDIPIRDSVFFSKVSLNRNIKDSLIKLKPGLLADADIVTEDQSIMKRIWLNLTKSLRFN; encoded by the coding sequence ATGGCAAAGAACACATTCATGGATGAAGATATCCATTCCGAAGACCTGCAGGAGATTATTTCCAAACCACCGTCCTGGCTGCTCAAAAGAGGGATCACTTTTGTTTTACTGACAATCTTTATGCTGTTTGGACTAACGTTTTTCATCCGTTATCCCGAAGTCGTACCGGTATCCATGAAATTCAATACCAGCAGTGCTCCTAAGGTGCTGACCAGTAAAGTAACCGGAAATCTGGTAAAGATCCTGGTGAAAGACGGTACGGCTGTAGACAAAAATACAGATATTGCCTATGTGGAAAGTGTAGCAGACCACCATCAGGTACTCCATTTGCTGGATAAGATGAAGCAGGTGCGGAGTAGCACCATCGAACTGGCAGATCTCAAAGATATCGTAACACCGACAGAACTGGAACTAGGGGAAGTTCAGAACAGCTACCAGAACTTTTATTTGGCCTATCTGAATTATGTTGCAATCAACAAAGAAGGCATCTATCAGAAAAGAAAGAACTTTATTCAGAATGAAGTTAAGTATATCAATGAACAGAACCAGAGAATCCAGCAGAGCTTTGATCTACAGAAAAGAGAACTGGCACTCGCAGAAGAAGAATATGCCAAATACCAGATCCTGGCCGAAAAGAAAGTGATCAGCCAGCTCGAACTGCAGCAGAAAGAAGCCCTTCTGCTCGCCAAGAGGCAGTCTATCCCGCAGACGGAAAATACGATCATCGGTAACCAGAGCAGCCGGCTTTCTAAAGACAAGGAGATGTCCGAGATCAACAATCAGATGTTTGAAGAAGAAAAGAAATTCTATCAATCGCTGAACACGTTCATCAGCGATGCTGAAAATTGGAAAAAACAGCATGTGATCAGCAGTCCTTCAAAGGGCACTTTGATCTATGGTGATTTTTTACAGGAAAATCAACTGATCAAAATGGGTGAAGAGCTGTTTTACGTCAATGCCAACAAAGATGACTATTATGGCGAGATACTGATTCCACAGAGCAAATCATCCAAAGTTAAAGTGGGGCAGAAGGTTTTGATCAAAGTACAAAGCTACCCCTATCAGGAGTATGGTTATTTACGAGGAAAGATTGACTACATCTCCGATATACCGATCAGAGACAGTGTTTTCTTTTCCAAAGTTTCTTTGAACAGAAATATTAAAGACTCCCTTATTAAACTGAAACCGGGTCTTCTTGCAGATGCGGACATTGTCACTGAGGACCAGTCTATAATGAAAAGGATTTGGTTAAATCTCACGAAATCATTAAGGTTTAACTAA
- a CDS encoding acyltransferase, translating into MDSKLNSSVSIIYIDGDDIYSISRTQFQELVDGELDIKNRSVLQIYSCSTIKIQKGKLIFNTSWIPNDPFPSVLSVSKNASLIVHDTFLIYSGSKVYINNSAKLELGSGYINSNLNLSCFESIKIGKNVAISENVTIRDSDNHTILPSKNPKTQPIVIGDNVWIGVNVTILKGVTIGNGAVIAAGAVVNKDIPSKCLAAGVPAKVIRENIDWQ; encoded by the coding sequence ATGGACAGCAAGTTAAATTCATCTGTAAGTATTATATATATAGATGGTGATGACATATACTCTATTTCAAGAACACAATTTCAAGAATTGGTTGACGGAGAATTAGATATTAAAAATAGATCCGTTTTACAAATCTATTCCTGCTCTACAATAAAAATTCAGAAAGGGAAATTAATATTTAATACGAGCTGGATACCAAATGATCCATTTCCTTCCGTATTATCGGTAAGTAAAAATGCATCCCTAATTGTTCATGACACGTTTTTAATCTATTCTGGATCAAAAGTGTATATAAATAATAGTGCCAAACTGGAACTTGGAAGTGGCTACATTAATAGTAATCTAAATCTTAGTTGCTTTGAAAGTATAAAAATTGGAAAAAATGTTGCAATTTCCGAAAACGTCACAATAAGGGATTCGGACAATCATACCATTTTACCAAGCAAAAATCCAAAAACTCAACCTATTGTTATAGGAGATAATGTTTGGATAGGTGTGAATGTTACCATCTTAAAAGGAGTAACGATCGGAAATGGAGCTGTGATTGCGGCTGGGGCTGTTGTTAATAAAGATATTCCGTCTAAATGCTTAGCGGCAGGAGTGCCAGCAAAGGTCATTAGAGAAAATATTGATTGGCAATAA
- a CDS encoding galactosyltransferase-related protein has product MGRSLIYLTAQPDEKYFIWQLKIQLYNFNELGIGKKYIQVLIGVKNGSKLKKSTSEFCELYKNFANFYFYHYSVDPRITYTSNIRPQILFQHFKEHTYLENAAIFYCDSDVILRKVIPKVLATDDKIYVSNTSNYLDSKYFINKTSVEFFSYISSILDIDSQNIINNDKNCGGAQYILKNIKADFWLSIEKDSQIIFSELNNYNNLEAYKRGCMPSEYSGIQSWCADMWSVFWNLLKLDYKVSISKEMDFCWANDNESRYNQTRILHYTGSQNDEYIFKKSKFLKYEPFYNLFIDKSNLSFCSKIIVDYIDKVRIDLLERNRIDLTNTSFLIPIRIDSQSRLDNLIATVTYLSKFFNTEIIIIENDSIQKIPKELIEKHNICYEFENNSGIFNRAKINNKLIKKSLREIIALYDADVIFPVHQIVEAINMITEEDYDCSFPFDGRFLDIDPLHKRIFSKVLDPALFFYNEHFFKLAGERSVGGAIFLKRLEYIKAGSDNLRISTWGPDDKERVKRLQILDLKIGRVKGCLYHLPHERLNSNYINRDLEISYRKEYLKISSMSKQELLNYIGYDAAFNLN; this is encoded by the coding sequence ATGGGAAGATCATTAATATATCTTACAGCACAACCAGATGAAAAATATTTTATTTGGCAGTTAAAAATCCAACTTTACAACTTTAATGAATTAGGTATTGGAAAGAAATATATACAGGTATTAATTGGTGTAAAAAACGGCAGTAAACTGAAAAAATCGACCTCAGAATTTTGTGAACTATACAAAAATTTTGCAAATTTTTATTTTTACCATTACAGCGTCGATCCTCGTATTACTTATACATCTAATATTCGTCCTCAGATCTTGTTTCAACACTTTAAAGAGCATACATATCTTGAAAATGCAGCAATATTCTATTGTGATTCAGATGTGATTTTAAGAAAAGTAATTCCTAAAGTACTTGCTACTGATGACAAGATATATGTTAGTAATACTTCTAATTATCTTGATTCTAAATATTTTATAAATAAAACTAGCGTTGAATTTTTTTCCTATATAAGCTCCATTCTTGATATAGATAGTCAAAATATAATCAATAATGATAAAAATTGTGGAGGTGCACAATATATTTTAAAAAATATCAAAGCTGATTTTTGGCTCAGTATTGAGAAAGACTCGCAGATAATTTTTTCGGAACTTAATAATTATAATAATTTAGAAGCATATAAGAGAGGTTGTATGCCATCTGAATACTCTGGAATTCAGTCTTGGTGTGCAGATATGTGGTCTGTCTTTTGGAATTTATTAAAATTAGATTATAAGGTGTCCATATCTAAAGAAATGGATTTTTGCTGGGCCAATGATAATGAGTCAAGATATAATCAAACAAGAATATTACATTATACAGGAAGTCAAAATGATGAATACATATTTAAAAAATCCAAATTTTTAAAATATGAACCATTTTATAATTTGTTTATCGACAAGTCTAATCTGTCATTTTGTAGTAAGATTATAGTTGATTATATCGATAAGGTGAGAATTGATTTATTAGAAAGGAACAGGATTGATCTTACAAATACTTCCTTCTTAATTCCAATTAGAATTGATTCACAAAGTAGACTTGATAATTTGATTGCAACCGTCACCTACCTATCAAAATTCTTTAATACTGAAATTATTATTATAGAAAATGATTCTATTCAGAAAATACCTAAAGAATTAATAGAAAAGCATAATATATGTTATGAGTTTGAAAATAATTCCGGAATATTTAATAGGGCTAAAATTAATAATAAACTTATAAAGAAATCTTTACGAGAGATAATTGCACTTTATGATGCTGATGTTATTTTTCCAGTACATCAGATTGTTGAGGCTATAAATATGATTACAGAAGAAGATTACGACTGTTCATTTCCATTTGATGGTAGATTTCTAGATATAGACCCATTACATAAGCGCATTTTTTCAAAAGTATTGGACCCTGCGTTATTTTTTTACAATGAACATTTTTTTAAATTGGCAGGTGAGAGATCAGTTGGTGGGGCAATATTCCTTAAGAGATTAGAATATATTAAAGCAGGGTCAGATAATCTCAGAATATCTACGTGGGGACCGGATGATAAAGAACGAGTTAAAAGATTACAAATTTTAGATCTAAAAATAGGACGTGTAAAAGGCTGTTTATATCATTTGCCACATGAAAGGTTAAACTCAAATTATATAAATAGGGACTTAGAAATTTCTTACAGAAAAGAGTATTTAAAAATATCAAGTATGAGTAAACAAGAACTTTTAAATTATATTGGATATGACGCCGCTTTTAATCTTAATTAA
- a CDS encoding IS3 family transposase translates to MKSCYQNISVTRLCGLFGRTRQSYYKYMGREQEYSVRSGLVLARVREIRKDSHRMGALKLRSILTKEMGSAMIGLGRDAFFRLLRENDLLVKCKRRYAITTQSDHRFKKWPDLVQRRQALHPEQIWVSDITYIRIRDKWIYLCLITDAYSRKIVGYKLTHRPTAQACISALRMAIAHRMYPQNILTHHSDRGIQYCSTNYISILQENGIAISMTQSGSPYDNAVAERLNGILKNEYRMAETFPDYKTALNQLVKAVNIYNHFRPHMACNMMSPQQAHQEWKNQNVPGLFQRRSPDAKKFRIKMRETVARQRTTDNSKKKDNDNHMQ, encoded by the coding sequence ATGAAGTCGTGTTACCAGAATATTTCGGTGACCAGACTTTGTGGACTATTTGGCAGAACTAGGCAGTCCTATTATAAATATATGGGCAGAGAGCAGGAATATTCCGTTCGCAGCGGACTTGTATTGGCCAGGGTACGAGAAATACGGAAGGACTCCCATCGCATGGGTGCCCTTAAGCTTCGCAGCATACTGACCAAAGAAATGGGCAGCGCGATGATTGGACTGGGAAGAGACGCTTTCTTTAGGCTGTTGCGTGAGAATGACCTTTTGGTCAAGTGCAAACGCAGGTATGCCATCACGACCCAATCAGACCACCGTTTCAAAAAGTGGCCCGATCTTGTGCAACGTAGGCAAGCCCTGCATCCCGAACAGATATGGGTGAGTGACATCACCTACATACGCATCCGGGACAAATGGATCTACCTGTGCCTGATCACAGACGCCTATTCCAGAAAGATCGTGGGCTACAAACTTACTCACAGACCAACAGCCCAGGCCTGTATATCAGCGCTCCGGATGGCCATAGCGCATAGGATGTACCCACAGAACATTCTGACCCACCATTCGGATCGAGGTATCCAATATTGCAGCACAAATTATATCAGTATATTGCAAGAAAACGGTATTGCCATAAGCATGACACAGTCCGGAAGTCCATACGACAATGCTGTGGCAGAAAGGTTAAATGGTATCCTAAAAAACGAATATCGGATGGCCGAGACTTTTCCAGACTACAAAACTGCGCTTAACCAGCTGGTCAAAGCAGTCAACATATACAATCATTTTAGGCCACATATGGCCTGCAACATGATGTCTCCACAGCAGGCACATCAGGAATGGAAGAACCAAAATGTTCCTGGACTCTTTCAGCGACGTAGTCCGGATGCAAAAAAGTTCCGCATCAAAATGAGGGAAACAGTGGCTAGGCAACGGACAACTGATAACAGTAAGAAAAAAGACAATGACAACCATATGCAGTAG
- a CDS encoding TlpA family protein disulfide reductase, which yields MDVLEQFLAATRSISAFNQIRTLFYRKPSIHRFCTAFFPSLTREMDGAGTLQLRCRDGEVQNKVRTRLKQSTNQIQIALLYFLLNLKQNRTFRLAKSVPLVYGVFTGSVPILYREGTEKLLRRYQRATKASSLAVDLQSERRPAWEHRCSCISQACVVHMLSNGQAWIVRKTVPVDTLSTHYPRSIYASSILDRCLKNVLIQISAFKRFNVFSQAYGWFFINNAPNLFKSILNRSLASSSDAVVQRTQSTIMKTGRAFSLRVLLFFNLLDCVLTELKSIRTYSLLVLMFSMFSLSAQTPRKDSGADGLSHLIALKPGDKIPDAVWNQTLELNYFDGKKKTIKFSDLKGKLIILDFWSTGCAACIAGMPKFELIQNRFDQDAIVIFVNSKRNKDTPEKIKARFKKYKADHNYSPSLPTLLDDTIFTALFEHNSIPRSAIINKRGEFIGTSYSDNLSDRNISKMIKDGTLPFQSMGNIINNKFENIPLLADTAGFDYMSVLSGFRVNYNPIYPNVHYINGQTLYQVGNYALRLMYQHAFLDEIKDSESKNYVFDPSVDEMSIKKLFDLQNQKYWYQYFSKDSVDEQVVHEHFRKSLIDNFHFDVVRKNEEIGVYNLKIDRHDNALLTKGGMPIFWVYEGNRNLVIQNTNLNGIANFLRPYLDQPIIIEDPYGQHVDLILPGNFIDLTVSERIALLKSKGIILNYEKRKMEFPYFYLSAK from the coding sequence ATGGATGTTTTGGAGCAGTTTTTGGCAGCTACCAGATCCATATCTGCTTTTAACCAGATTCGGACGCTGTTTTACCGAAAGCCGTCTATACACCGCTTCTGCACCGCCTTTTTCCCGTCCCTGACCCGGGAAATGGACGGTGCAGGGACTTTGCAACTGCGGTGCAGGGACGGGGAAGTTCAAAACAAGGTACGAACAAGGTTAAAACAAAGTACGAATCAGATCCAAATAGCTTTACTGTATTTTTTGTTGAATTTGAAGCAAAATAGGACTTTCAGATTGGCCAAGAGTGTACCGTTAGTGTACGGGGTATTCACGGGGAGTGTACCAATCCTGTACCGAGAGGGTACGGAGAAGCTACTGAGAAGGTACCAAAGAGCTACTAAAGCCAGTAGCTTGGCTGTGGATCTACAGTCGGAGCGTAGACCAGCATGGGAACACCGTTGTTCATGTATCTCCCAAGCATGCGTAGTGCATATGCTAAGTAATGGTCAAGCATGGATAGTGCGTAAAACGGTACCTGTTGATACACTATCCACGCACTATCCACGCTCTATCTATGCTTCATCTATACTTGATCGATGCCTGAAGAATGTTTTAATTCAAATAAGCGCTTTTAAGCGGTTTAATGTATTTAGTCAGGCATATGGATGGTTTTTCATTAATAATGCGCCAAACCTCTTTAAATCAATCTTAAATCGATCGCTTGCCAGTAGTAGTGATGCTGTTGTTCAACGTACTCAGTCTACGATAATGAAAACAGGAAGGGCTTTTTCTTTAAGGGTGCTTCTATTTTTCAATCTTCTTGATTGTGTTTTAACGGAATTGAAGAGTATCAGGACTTACTCGCTATTAGTTCTGATGTTTTCTATGTTTAGTTTATCAGCTCAGACGCCCCGCAAGGACAGCGGGGCTGATGGGTTATCTCATCTTATTGCTCTAAAACCTGGTGACAAGATCCCTGATGCTGTTTGGAACCAAACATTGGAACTCAACTATTTTGATGGCAAAAAGAAGACCATCAAGTTTTCAGATCTGAAAGGAAAGCTGATCATATTGGATTTTTGGTCTACGGGATGCGCGGCCTGTATTGCAGGAATGCCAAAGTTTGAATTGATACAAAACCGTTTTGATCAGGATGCAATTGTAATTTTTGTAAACAGTAAGCGCAATAAAGATACACCTGAGAAGATAAAAGCAAGGTTCAAAAAATATAAAGCTGACCATAATTATTCTCCATCATTACCAACACTATTGGATGATACTATTTTTACAGCACTGTTTGAGCATAACTCCATTCCGCGTTCAGCTATTATAAATAAAAGGGGTGAATTTATAGGAACATCTTATAGTGATAATCTTTCAGACAGAAATATCAGCAAAATGATCAAAGATGGTACATTACCATTTCAGAGCATGGGTAATATTATAAATAATAAATTCGAAAATATCCCATTATTGGCTGATACTGCAGGGTTTGACTATATGTCGGTACTCTCAGGTTTTAGGGTAAATTACAATCCTATCTATCCAAATGTACATTATATTAATGGGCAGACCCTTTATCAAGTTGGTAATTATGCCTTGAGATTGATGTACCAGCATGCTTTTTTGGATGAAATAAAAGATTCTGAATCAAAAAACTACGTGTTTGATCCAAGTGTGGATGAAATGTCTATCAAGAAATTATTTGACTTACAGAATCAAAAATACTGGTACCAGTATTTTTCAAAGGATTCGGTAGACGAGCAAGTTGTGCACGAGCATTTTCGAAAATCACTTATTGACAATTTCCATTTTGATGTAGTAAGAAAAAATGAAGAAATAGGAGTGTATAATCTTAAAATAGATCGCCATGATAATGCGCTGTTAACGAAAGGAGGTATGCCTATATTTTGGGTATATGAAGGTAATAGGAATCTGGTTATACAGAATACAAACCTCAATGGTATTGCAAATTTCTTAAGACCGTATCTGGACCAACCGATCATAATCGAAGATCCTTACGGTCAGCATGTGGACCTTATTTTGCCTGGCAATTTTATTGATCTAACTGTTTCTGAAAGGATTGCTCTACTGAAATCAAAGGGCATTATTCTCAACTACGAAAAGCGAAAAATGGAGTTTCCTTACTTTTATCTATCAGCCAAATAG
- a CDS encoding transposase encodes MKQRMTKRKSGGQQVYSDSFKILVSREYLTGKFSYSQLAEKYNLPGEATPRYFMKWYQQWESNLDLEVPQIVDSEDPGIKNEQELRDELFEANLKITALEILIKKAEELHGAGLVKKSGAKSSKK; translated from the coding sequence ATGAAACAGCGTATGACAAAACGTAAATCAGGGGGACAACAAGTTTACAGCGACAGCTTCAAGATCTTAGTTTCCAGGGAGTACCTAACAGGCAAGTTTAGTTATTCCCAACTTGCAGAGAAATACAATCTTCCGGGAGAAGCGACTCCTCGTTATTTTATGAAATGGTACCAGCAGTGGGAAAGCAATCTAGATCTGGAAGTTCCACAGATTGTAGATTCGGAAGATCCCGGGATAAAAAATGAACAAGAGCTCAGGGATGAGCTTTTTGAGGCAAACCTCAAGATTACCGCCCTGGAGATACTGATCAAAAAAGCGGAGGAGCTCCATGGGGCTGGGTTGGTAAAAAAGTCTGGGGCCAAATCGTCCAAGAAATGA
- a CDS encoding glycosyltransferase family A protein yields MISAFLLNSKCDDSILESSTLDINPIEIVEDHNIFRKFRSVIEWGISTEEDAIYCIYGDNFRSEFNIDSLNKVINEIALEGIYSLYVNAIYDDFITINNDLIAISSIKSVSSFILLKPIYEFAISLLDLLDDNPNIDFLVFLEHAIPNSFLLLEQNKLNIKQHMIHIISPYRNVINYIDDYIISILKQKFTNYNVILIDDCSNDGSYEKIPERGFIKKIINSERKFALQNIIDVLINEKFDDDDIICLVDADDILANQYVLDIINQTYSDNSVMMTYGSMSYLGSIMKLGLPYDREEFNDLRKATWKMSHMRTFKYRVFRELVNQDKNLAFLRDDMGSIFKMPYDMALLLPMMELVGYDGVRFISSPTYKYRLHSNNDHNTNIKEQHSGEVQIRNKPSFNRFY; encoded by the coding sequence ATGATAAGTGCATTTTTATTAAATAGTAAATGTGATGACAGCATTTTAGAATCTTCAACTTTAGATATAAATCCCATTGAAATTGTAGAAGATCATAATATATTTCGTAAATTCAGATCAGTTATTGAATGGGGTATTTCAACTGAGGAGGATGCAATTTATTGTATTTATGGAGATAATTTTCGTAGTGAATTTAATATTGATTCATTAAATAAAGTAATAAACGAGATAGCATTGGAAGGTATTTATTCATTGTATGTGAATGCCATTTATGATGACTTTATTACTATTAACAATGATTTGATCGCGATTTCCAGTATTAAATCAGTCTCCTCGTTTATTTTACTAAAACCAATTTATGAATTTGCAATTTCTCTTCTTGACTTATTAGATGATAATCCAAATATCGATTTTTTAGTTTTTTTAGAGCATGCTATTCCTAATTCATTTCTTTTATTAGAGCAGAATAAGTTAAATATAAAACAACATATGATACATATTATATCACCATATAGAAATGTAATAAATTATATTGATGATTATATTATTTCAATCTTGAAGCAAAAATTTACAAATTATAATGTTATATTAATTGATGATTGTTCTAATGATGGTAGTTATGAAAAAATACCTGAACGAGGTTTTATTAAAAAAATTATTAATAGTGAACGAAAATTTGCATTGCAAAATATAATCGATGTTCTAATAAATGAAAAATTCGATGACGATGATATTATCTGTTTAGTTGATGCAGATGATATTTTGGCAAATCAATATGTATTAGATATTATTAATCAGACTTATTCTGATAATTCTGTAATGATGACTTATGGGTCCATGTCTTATCTTGGTAGTATCATGAAATTAGGTTTACCATATGATAGAGAAGAGTTTAATGATTTACGAAAGGCTACTTGGAAAATGAGTCACATGCGTACGTTTAAATATAGGGTGTTCAGGGAATTAGTAAATCAAGATAAAAATTTGGCTTTTTTAAGAGATGATATGGGTAGCATCTTTAAAATGCCATATGATATGGCATTATTATTGCCTATGATGGAATTGGTTGGTTATGATGGAGTTAGGTTTATAAGTTCGCCAACATATAAATACCGTCTTCATTCGAATAATGATCATAATACGAACATTAAAGAACAGCACTCTGGTGAGGTTCAGATAAGGAATAAACCTAGTTTTAATCGTTTTTATTAG
- a CDS encoding peptidase domain-containing ABC transporter: MLKRFPHYKQMDEMDCGATCLRIIFKYFGKMLSIHKIRKLCQTSKVGVNLLGISQAAEKLGFRTYGVRLSIEQLKEVELPCVLHWNQNHFVVLYKIRRGKYYISDPASGLLNYDEKEFSKNWFSTKELHAGLSLLLSPGPDFYQIDEEEPKLKLEWSKIFTYFFKYKKLFVQLILGMVLGTILSLITPFLTQSVVDIGINTKNISFINLILIAQLMLFVGSTAVSFIRSWIMLHISTRVNISILTDLLIKIMKLPMSFFDLKTHGDIMQRMSDQQRIESFLTGSTLNTLFSLVNMVIFGSLLLIYNKIIFLVFFAATVLYTLWILIFMKYRRQLDEKRFKIASENQTYMVEMIQSIKDIKLNNAQKQKRWGWEALQAKLFKFKVESLALSQYQSIGSMAINQAKAILITYISAKSVIDGDITLGGMMAIQYIVGMVSNPVESLLGFMQSYQDAKISLERLNEIYETEEEENIQKDYLTQLPDNKTIEIKNLTFRYFGAGNDPIFTKLNLTFPEGKTTAIVGTSGSGKTTIIKLLLRYYKPEEGEILIGGKKLDQIDFGLWRDSCGSVLQENYVYAATIERNIAVNDEVADKELLNNAINVANMEQFIADEPFGLATKIGTAGKGISQGQRQRLMIARAVYKNPAYIFLDEATNSLDANNEKEIVEKLDQFFNKRTVIVVAHRLSTVKNADNIVVLEKGEVVEQGTHQELTALRGSYYELVKNQLELGN, translated from the coding sequence TTGTTAAAACGATTTCCACATTATAAGCAGATGGACGAGATGGACTGTGGAGCCACTTGTCTTCGTATCATATTTAAATATTTTGGTAAGATGTTATCTATCCATAAAATACGTAAATTATGCCAGACAAGTAAAGTTGGTGTCAACTTGTTAGGAATCAGTCAAGCTGCGGAAAAATTGGGATTTCGTACCTATGGAGTACGTCTATCGATCGAACAGTTAAAAGAGGTTGAATTACCCTGTGTACTGCACTGGAACCAGAACCATTTTGTTGTACTCTATAAAATTCGTCGTGGTAAATACTATATATCAGACCCGGCATCCGGGCTACTTAATTATGACGAGAAGGAATTTAGCAAAAACTGGTTTTCGACTAAAGAGTTGCATGCTGGTTTATCGCTATTATTGAGTCCTGGGCCAGATTTTTATCAGATCGATGAAGAAGAGCCCAAATTAAAATTAGAGTGGAGCAAGATCTTCACCTATTTCTTCAAATATAAAAAACTTTTTGTTCAACTGATCTTAGGTATGGTGCTCGGAACCATTTTGTCTTTGATCACACCATTTCTTACACAGTCAGTTGTCGATATTGGTATCAATACCAAAAATATCAGTTTTATCAATCTGATTCTGATTGCGCAACTTATGCTTTTTGTCGGAAGTACAGCAGTATCCTTCATCCGCTCCTGGATCATGCTCCATATTAGCACAAGGGTCAATATCTCCATATTGACAGACTTATTGATTAAGATCATGAAATTACCAATGAGTTTTTTTGATCTGAAGACCCATGGAGATATCATGCAACGTATGTCGGACCAACAAAGGATTGAGTCCTTTCTTACCGGAAGTACACTGAATACACTATTTTCACTTGTAAATATGGTGATCTTTGGCTCATTGCTCCTTATCTATAACAAAATTATCTTTTTGGTTTTCTTTGCGGCGACAGTACTGTATACGTTGTGGATACTGATTTTCATGAAATACCGCCGGCAGCTTGACGAGAAAAGATTTAAGATCGCTTCCGAAAACCAGACCTATATGGTCGAAATGATTCAGAGTATCAAGGATATCAAACTCAATAATGCGCAGAAGCAAAAAAGATGGGGTTGGGAAGCCCTGCAGGCCAAGCTTTTCAAATTTAAGGTCGAAAGTCTCGCCTTATCTCAATACCAGTCCATAGGTTCGATGGCGATCAATCAGGCAAAAGCAATTTTGATCACCTACATCAGTGCCAAATCAGTGATCGACGGAGATATCACTTTGGGCGGGATGATGGCCATTCAGTATATTGTGGGTATGGTCAGCAATCCCGTTGAATCCTTGTTGGGCTTTATGCAGTCCTATCAAGATGCCAAAATCAGTCTGGAACGACTGAACGAGATCTATGAAACGGAAGAGGAAGAGAATATCCAGAAAGATTACCTCACACAATTACCCGATAACAAAACTATTGAGATCAAAAACCTGACCTTCCGTTATTTTGGAGCCGGAAATGATCCCATCTTTACCAAACTAAACCTAACCTTTCCAGAAGGAAAAACAACAGCTATTGTAGGAACAAGTGGGAGCGGGAAAACAACCATTATCAAGCTTCTTCTTCGGTATTATAAACCCGAAGAAGGCGAAATATTAATAGGAGGAAAAAAGTTGGATCAGATTGACTTTGGACTCTGGCGAGATAGCTGCGGATCGGTACTTCAAGAAAATTATGTATATGCTGCTACCATTGAACGCAATATTGCAGTCAATGATGAAGTTGCTGACAAAGAACTGTTAAATAATGCCATCAACGTGGCCAATATGGAACAATTTATTGCCGATGAACCCTTTGGTCTAGCAACAAAGATCGGTACAGCCGGCAAAGGTATCAGCCAGGGGCAGCGCCAACGCCTGATGATCGCCCGGGCAGTATATAAAAATCCGGCCTATATCTTTTTGGATGAGGCGACGAACTCCCTGGATGCCAATAATGAAAAGGAAATCGTGGAGAAGCTGGATCAGTTTTTCAACAAACGTACCGTCATTGTGGTTGCGCACCGTTTAAGTACGGTCAAAAATGCAGACAATATTGTCGTACTGGAAAAAGGAGAGGTGGTAGAACAGGGAACGCATCAAGAACTGACCGCACTGCGCGGAAGTTACTATGAACTCGTTAAAAATCAACTGGAACTGGGAAATTAA